In Endozoicomonas sp. GU-1, one DNA window encodes the following:
- a CDS encoding DUF1601 domain-containing protein, with translation MDRSSAGISGKYTTSNNGYTQPNGHAPSSRRGRYRHATVRQWNHPPRTAPGRNEFYHSSDTRSSQHLQYRSVNSAHDFNALIKPEIMDGLVSKLNRFGHHYNGKNHSQYANSIKKYTSAANRPLNRGEQSQLMRLLQNFTATRGWSWRSLSTTLHSLTSAGVFTTHKPMDGRVKLTQDAILSTLLDAIVFKCHQKPEASDIDAQGIANLLWAMAKLVSNGQEWTLGLKEALAALLPHVNTQKANFKPQEVTNLLWAMAKLVDNGLERTPGLKEAVATLLPLVNAQKNHPQGVANLLWAMAKLVDNGQEMIPRFNETVAALFPHVNAQKDQFSAQGIANLLWAMAKLVDNELEQTPGLKAAVNALLSRVNLQRDQFIPQHIANLLWAMAKLVDNGLERTPGLNEAVAALLPQVKAQKDWFIPQHIANLLWAIAKLVENGLERTPGLHVAVAALLPHMNAQKDQFTAQGIANLLWAIAKLVDHGLERTPELNVAVAALLPQLNAKVHLQSQEIANLLWAMAKLVDNGQERTSELNKAVAALLPLVNVQKANFKPQGITNLLWAMAKLEDKGQKRIPGLNKTVAVLLPLVNEQKANFKPQATAILLWAIAKLEDNRQEQTPGLNEAVAALLPLVNVQKANFKPQGIANLLWAMAKLVDNRQEQTPELNETVTALMPLVNGQKAHFKPQGIANLLWAMAKLVDNTQEQTAEFKEAVAALLPQVNAQKANFKPQEIANLMWAMAKLGELIELNVAISTFQSLVYRISENLQFSQEEISMSLWGVMVCCARLSLDSNANENNVFEKHMDDLLTRLENTSPENGEDQSIMIMAASWLGRACPVVRHYQTIISKNQADFRDQLKSSIPFLKIEEEKSLNSLPPVDLLLPDHNMVIEAQGPYHYVGGDFKTRNGSTLLKIALLQKAGFEVIEIPANQLLSNGLMKPYIDQIRTRVSNPPQGHGSVSLKRGWTGATYVTGEEHLAEQTNPAKKKKTNSQ, from the coding sequence ATGGATAGAAGTTCTGCTGGTATCAGTGGCAAATACACAACATCAAATAACGGTTACACCCAACCTAATGGCCATGCCCCTTCTTCAAGGCGTGGACGATACCGACATGCCACCGTCAGACAATGGAATCATCCCCCCCGCACAGCACCGGGTCGCAATGAATTTTACCATTCTTCTGACACACGCTCTTCTCAACATCTACAGTATCGCTCAGTAAACTCGGCTCATGATTTTAATGCCCTCATTAAACCGGAAATAATGGATGGTCTGGTGAGTAAATTGAATCGTTTCGGCCATCACTACAATGGGAAAAATCACAGTCAATATGCCAATTCAATTAAAAAATACACGTCAGCGGCTAATAGACCGTTAAATCGAGGGGAACAAAGCCAGCTAATGCGTTTGCTGCAAAATTTTACCGCAACACGGGGCTGGAGTTGGCGAAGCCTGTCAACAACACTTCATTCATTGACTTCAGCGGGTGTTTTTACAACTCATAAACCCATGGATGGGCGTGTTAAGCTTACCCAAGATGCCATATTGTCAACACTACTGGATGCAATAGTATTCAAGTGCCATCAAAAACCTGAAGCCAGCGATATTGATGCTCAGGGAATCGCCAATCTGCTGTGGGCCATGGCGAAACTGGTGAGCAATGGGCAAGAGTGGACATTAGGGCTCAAAGAGGCCCTGGCCGCACTGTTGCCCCACGTGAACACACAGAAAGCTAACTTTAAACCACAGGAAGTCACCAACCTGCTGTGGGCCATGGCGAAACTGGTGGACAACGGGCTGGAGCGGACACCAGGACTCAAAGAGGCCGTGGCCACGCTGTTGCCCCTCGTGAACGCACAGAAAAACCACCCCCAGGGCGTTGCCAACCTGCTGTGGGCCATGGCGAAACTGGTGGACAACGGGCAAGAGATGATACCAAGGTTCAACGAAACTGTGGCCGCGCTGTTTCCCCACGTGAACGCACAGAAAGATCAATTCAGTGCTCAGGGAATCGCCAACCTGTTGTGGGCCATGGCGAAACTTGTAGACAACGAGCTGGAGCAAACACCTGGACTCAAAGCGGCCGTGAACGCGCTATTGTCCCGCGTGAACCTACAGAGAGACCAATTTATTCCTCAGCATATCGCCAACCTGCTGTGGGCCATGGCGAAACTGGTGGACAACGGGCTGGAGAGGACGCCAGGCCTTAACGAAGCCGTGGCCGCACTGTTGCCCCAAGTGAAGGCACAGAAAGACTGGTTTATTCCTCAGCATATCGCCAACCTGCTGTGGGCCATAGCGAAACTGGTGGAAAACGGGCTGGAGCGGACACCGGGGCTCCACGTGGCCGTGGCCGCACTGTTGCCCCACATGAACGCGCAGAAAGACCAATTTACTGCCCAGGGTATAGCCAACCTGCTATGGGCCATAGCGAAACTGGTGGACCACGGGCTGGAGCGGACACCTGAACTCAACGTGGCCGTGGCCGCTCTGTTGCCCCAATTGAACGCGAAAGTTCACCTTCAATCGCAGGAAATCGCCAACCTGCTGTGGGCCATGGCGAAACTGGTAGACAACGGGCAGGAGCGGACATCAGAGCTGAACAAGGCCGTGGCCGCGCTGTTGCCCCTGGTGAACGTACAAAAAGCTAACTTTAAACCACAGGGTATCACCAACCTGCTATGGGCTATGGCAAAACTCGAGGACAAAGGGCAGAAGCGGATACCAGGTCTCAACAAGACAGTGGCCGTGCTGTTGCCCCTGGTGAACGAACAAAAAGCTAACTTTAAACCACAGGCTACCGCCATCCTGTTGTGGGCCATAGCGAAACTGGAGGACAACCGGCAGGAGCAGACACCGGGGCTCAACGAGGCCGTGGCCGCGCTGCTGCCCCTCGTGAACGTACAAAAAGCTAACTTTAAACCACAGGGTATCGCCAACCTGCTGTGGGCCATGGCGAAACTGGTAGACAACAGACAGGAGCAGACACCAGAACTCAACGAGACCGTGACCGCGCTGATGCCCCTCGTGAATGGACAAAAAGCTCACTTTAAACCACAGGGGATCGCCAACCTGCTTTGGGCCATGGCGAAACTGGTGGACAACACGCAGGAGCAGACAGCAGAGTTCAAAGAAGCTGTGGCCGCGCTGTTGCCCCAAGTGAATGCACAAAAAGCTAATTTTAAACCACAGGAAATCGCTAACCTGATGTGGGCCATGGCGAAACTGGGTGAACTCATTGAACTGAACGTGGCTATCTCTACGTTCCAATCGCTTGTCTATCGAATCAGTGAGAACCTTCAGTTTTCTCAGGAAGAGATATCGATGTCTCTCTGGGGAGTAATGGTATGCTGTGCCAGGTTGTCTCTGGACTCCAACGCCAATGAAAATAATGTGTTTGAAAAGCACATGGATGACCTGTTGACTCGCCTGGAAAATACATCGCCAGAGAATGGCGAGGATCAATCCATCATGATCATGGCCGCCAGTTGGCTTGGCAGGGCCTGTCCGGTCGTTCGCCATTACCAGACAATCATTTCAAAAAACCAGGCCGACTTCCGTGATCAACTCAAATCATCTATTCCTTTTTTGAAGATTGAAGAAGAAAAGAGTCTAAACTCATTACCACCGGTTGACCTGCTTTTGCCAGATCACAACATGGTGATTGAAGCTCAGGGACCCTATCATTACGTGGGTGGTGATTTCAAAACCAGGAACGGTTCGACTCTGCTGAAAATCGCACTGCTGCAAAAAGCAGGATTTGAGGTCATTGAAATCCCGGCTAACCAGCTTTTGAGCAATGGTTTAATGAAACCATACATTGATCAAATAAGGACCAGGGTAAGCAACCCGCCACAGGGTCATGGCTCTGTATCACTTAAAAGAGGGTGGACAGGCGCTACATACGTGACTGGTGAAGAACATTTAGCAGAGCAAACCAACCCGGCAAAGAAGAAGAAAACAAACAGTCAGTAA
- a CDS encoding RAP domain-containing protein has translation MYRTSAGISGQYAGPGNDYNQPENCTASSKPGRYRHANVKQWHNSPRTTPGRNECYHSAGACSSHYLLCRSVNPARDFNALINQEIMAGLVSKSNRFGHRYNGRPHSQYANSIKKYTSASKRPLNRAEQSQLINFLQTFTATRRWHWRSLTTTLHSLTSAGVFTPHSPLDKRVQLTQTTLLSTLLDAIIFKCNQKPDVRDIDAQGIANLLWAMAKLMDNGQEWTPGLKEAVAALLPHVIAQRDQFNTQGIANLLWAMGKLVDNRHERTPEIKATVAGLLPTVTAQKADFNQQEIANLLWAMAKLVDNGQQRTPEFKQTLAALLPQVNRQQADFKPQEIANLLWAMAKLVDNGQERTPEFNEAVAALLPHVNAQQADFKPQGIANLLWAMAKLVDIGQEQIPGLKEAVAVLLPHVSAQKAHFKPQGITNLLWAMAKLLGKGQKRTPQFNEAVAALLPLVNPQTDQFNDQGIANLLWAMAKLMDNEQKRLPEFNAAVAGLLPHLNVHKANKPQEIANLVWAMAKLVDNGQQPSPGLKQAVIALFPQVSRQKDPFFPQHTANLLWAMAKLLDNGQEQTPEFNQAVAALLSSVKAQKDQFIPQHIANLLWAMAKLADNGYEQTPEFNDTLAALLTCVIVQKANFKPQGVANLLWAMAKLVDNGQDRTPKLNEAVAALLLPVNALKDQFVPQHIANLLWAMAKLVDNGQEQTSGLNQTVAALLLLVNSQKANFNPQGITNLLWAMAKLADNGQKRTPEFNQALVALLPRVNTQIADFKPQEIANLLWVMAKLVDSEQGRTPEFNKAVAALLPHVSAQKANFKPQEIANLLWAMAKLVDNGQERTPALNGAIATLLPHVNPHKNQFIPQGIANLVWAMAKLVDNGQEQTPGLKEAIALLLPHVNAQQAKFKPQGIANLLMAMAKLGELVELNVLTSTFESLVHRISDNPQFSLQEISMSLWGVMVCCARLSLTSNANKNNVLEQLMNHLFTRLESTPTDNEEDLSIIAMAASWLGRPCPVIPHYQTTRSKPQTDFRDQLQSCIPSLKIEEEKSLNSLPPVDLILPDHNIVIEVQGPFHYVSNDFKTRNGATLLKIALLQKAGFEVIEIPVNQLWNQNSIKLCIDHIKTRIGIFSKMNF, from the coding sequence ATGTATAGAACCTCTGCTGGCATCAGTGGTCAATACGCAGGGCCGGGTAATGATTATAACCAACCGGAAAACTGTACCGCTTCTTCAAAGCCCGGGCGGTATAGACATGCCAACGTCAAACAATGGCATAATTCCCCCCGCACTACCCCCGGGCGTAATGAATGTTATCATTCTGCTGGCGCATGTTCTTCTCATTATCTATTGTGCCGCTCTGTAAATCCTGCCCGGGATTTTAATGCCCTTATCAACCAGGAAATAATGGCTGGTCTGGTGAGTAAATCGAATCGTTTCGGTCATCGCTATAATGGGAGACCTCACAGCCAATATGCCAATTCAATTAAAAAATACACGTCAGCTTCTAAAAGGCCGTTAAATCGGGCTGAACAAAGCCAGTTAATAAATTTTCTGCAAACATTTACCGCAACACGACGTTGGCATTGGCGAAGCCTGACGACAACACTTCATTCATTGACTTCAGCGGGTGTATTTACCCCTCATAGCCCCTTGGACAAGCGTGTTCAGCTCACTCAAACGACCTTATTGTCGACTCTACTGGATGCAATAATATTCAAGTGCAACCAGAAACCCGACGTCAGGGATATTGATGCCCAGGGAATCGCCAACCTGCTGTGGGCCATGGCCAAACTGATGGACAACGGGCAGGAGTGGACACCAGGGCTCAAAGAGGCCGTGGCCGCTCTATTGCCCCATGTAATCGCACAGAGAGATCAATTTAATACCCAGGGTATCGCCAACCTGCTGTGGGCCATGGGGAAACTGGTTGACAACAGACATGAGCGGACACCAGAGATCAAAGCGACCGTGGCCGGGTTGTTGCCCACCGTGACCGCACAGAAAGCTGACTTCAATCAACAGGAAATCGCCAACCTGCTGTGGGCCATGGCCAAACTGGTGGACAACGGGCAGCAACGGACACCCGAGTTCAAACAGACCCTGGCCGCGTTGTTGCCCCAGGTGAACAGACAGCAAGCTGACTTTAAACCACAGGAAATCGCCAACCTGCTGTGGGCCATGGCCAAACTGGTGGACAACGGGCAGGAGCGAACACCCGAGTTCAATGAGGCCGTGGCCGCCCTTTTGCCCCACGTGAACGCACAGCAAGCTGACTTTAAACCACAGGGTATCGCCAACCTGCTGTGGGCCATGGCGAAACTGGTGGATATCGGTCAGGAGCAAATACCAGGGCTCAAAGAGGCCGTGGCTGTTCTGCTGCCCCACGTGAGCGCACAGAAAGCTCACTTTAAACCACAGGGTATCACTAACCTGCTGTGGGCCATGGCGAAATTGTTGGGCAAAGGGCAGAAGCGGACACCCCAGTTCAACGAGGCCGTGGCCGCGCTGCTGCCCCTGGTGAACCCACAGACAGACCAATTTAATGATCAGGGGATTGCCAACCTGTTGTGGGCCATGGCAAAACTGATGGACAACGAGCAGAAGCGGTTACCAGAGTTCAACGCCGCCGTGGCCGGTCTGTTGCCTCACTTGAACGTACACAAAGCGAACAAGCCACAGGAGATTGCCAACCTGGTATGGGCCATGGCGAAACTGGTAGATAACGGCCAGCAGCCATCACCAGGGCTCAAACAGGCCGTAATCGCGCTGTTCCCTCAAGTGAGCAGACAGAAAGACCCATTTTTTCCTCAGCATACCGCTAACCTGCTGTGGGCCATGGCCAAACTGTTGGACAACGGGCAGGAGCAGACACCAGAATTCAACCAGGCCGTGGCCGCGCTGTTGTCCAGCGTGAAAGCACAGAAAGACCAATTTATTCCTCAGCATATCGCCAACCTGCTGTGGGCCATGGCGAAACTGGCGGACAACGGGTACGAACAGACACCAGAGTTCAACGACACCCTGGCTGCGCTGTTGACCTGCGTAATCGTACAAAAAGCTAATTTTAAACCACAGGGGGTCGCCAACCTGCTCTGGGCCATGGCAAAACTGGTGGACAACGGACAAGACCGGACACCAAAGCTGAACGAGGCCGTGGCCGCACTGTTGCTCCCGGTGAACGCACTGAAAGACCAATTCGTTCCTCAACATATCGCCAACCTGCTGTGGGCCATGGCGAAACTGGTGGACAACGGGCAGGAGCAGACATCAGGGCTCAATCAGACCGTGGCCGCACTGTTGCTCCTCGTGAACTCACAGAAAGCCAACTTTAACCCGCAGGGTATCACCAACCTGCTGTGGGCCATGGCGAAACTGGCGGACAACGGCCAAAAGCGGACACCAGAGTTTAACCAGGCCCTGGTGGCGCTGTTACCCCGGGTGAACACACAGATAGCTGACTTTAAACCACAGGAAATCGCCAACCTGTTGTGGGTCATGGCGAAACTGGTGGACAGCGAACAGGGGCGGACACCAGAGTTCAACAAGGCTGTGGCCGCGCTATTGCCCCATGTAAGCGCTCAGAAAGCGAACTTCAAACCACAGGAAATCGCCAACCTGCTGTGGGCCATGGCGAAACTGGTAGACAACGGTCAAGAGCGGACACCTGCGCTTAACGGGGCCATTGCCACATTATTGCCGCACGTAAACCCCCATAAAAACCAGTTTATTCCTCAGGGTATCGCCAACCTGGTGTGGGCCATGGCGAAACTGGTGGACAACGGGCAAGAGCAGACACCAGGGCTCAAAGAGGCGATAGCCCTGCTGTTGCCCCACGTGAACGCACAGCAGGCTAAGTTTAAACCACAAGGTATTGCCAACCTGCTGATGGCCATGGCGAAACTGGGTGAACTCGTTGAGCTGAACGTGCTTACCTCTACGTTCGAATCGCTTGTCCACCGAATCAGTGACAACCCTCAGTTCTCGCTGCAAGAGATATCGATGTCTCTCTGGGGAGTAATGGTCTGCTGTGCCCGGTTGTCGCTGACCTCCAATGCCAATAAAAATAACGTGCTTGAACAGCTCATGAATCACCTGTTTACTCGCCTGGAAAGTACACCCACAGACAATGAAGAGGATCTATCCATCATTGCCATGGCCGCAAGTTGGCTTGGGAGACCGTGTCCGGTCATCCCGCATTACCAGACCACCAGGTCAAAACCTCAAACCGACTTCCGCGATCAGCTCCAATCATGCATTCCCTCTTTGAAGATTGAAGAAGAAAAGAGTCTGAACTCTTTACCGCCGGTTGACCTGATTCTGCCGGATCACAACATTGTTATTGAAGTTCAGGGACCGTTTCATTACGTGAGTAACGATTTCAAAACCAGAAATGGTGCGACTCTGCTGAAAATCGCACTGCTGCAAAAAGCAGGATTTGAGGTCATTGAAATCCCGGTTAATCAGCTTTGGAACCAAAATTCAATCAAACTATGTATTGATCACATAAAGACCAGGATAGGCATTTTCAGTAAAATGAACTTCTGA
- a CDS encoding RAP domain-containing protein → MAWQNLSVLTYQTNISKIQVDFRDQLKSSIPSLKIEEEKSLNSLPPVYLLLPDHNMVIEIQGPSHYVGGDFKTRKGSTLLKIALLQKAGFEVIEIPTNQLLHNNLMKPYNDKIKIRVSIPPQGHDSVSLKRGWTDAAYVTAEEHSAEQTNPAKKKKTNSQ, encoded by the coding sequence TTGGCATGGCAGAACCTGTCCGTTCTCACTTACCAGACAAACATTTCAAAAATCCAGGTCGACTTCCGCGATCAACTCAAATCATCTATTCCATCTTTGAAGATCGAAGAGGAAAAGAGTCTGAACTCACTGCCTCCGGTTTACCTGCTACTGCCGGATCACAACATGGTGATTGAAATTCAGGGACCGTCTCATTACGTGGGTGGTGATTTCAAAACCAGAAAGGGTTCGACTCTGCTGAAAATCGCACTGCTGCAAAAAGCAGGATTTGAGGTTATTGAAATCCCGACTAACCAGCTTTTGCACAACAATTTAATGAAACCCTATAATGATAAAATAAAGATCAGGGTAAGCATCCCGCCCCAGGGGCATGACTCTGTTTCACTTAAAAGAGGCTGGACAGATGCTGCATACGTGACTGCTGAAGAACATTCTGCAGAGCAAACCAACCCGGCAAAGAAGAAGAAAACAAACAGTCAGTAA
- a CDS encoding RAP domain-containing protein, translating into MDRSSAGISGQYPRSDNGYTQPNGRAPSSMRGRYRHATVRPWNHPPRTAPGRNESYHFSGARSSQHLQCRSVNSAQDFNALIKPEVMADLVNKSHHFGHRYDGRNHGQYASSIKKYASAAQRPLNRTEQSQLMRLLQNFTVTRSWNWRSLTTTLHSFTSAGVFTPHKPMDERVQLTQVTLLSTLLDAIIFNSNQKPEARDIGAQEIANLLWAMAKLVDNGQEWTPELNEAVAVLLPHVNAQKKQFIPQGIANLLWAMAKLVDNGLERTPGLKEAVATLLPLLNAKRDQFKAQGIANVLWAMAKLMDNDQKWVPGLKETVAVLLPHVNAQKNQFNAQEIANLLWAMAKLVDKGLVRTPGLNEVVAALLPHMNVQKANFKPQAIVNLLWAMAKLVDSGQERTPEFNNAMGALLPLVNAKKDQFIPQHIVNLLWAMAKLEDNGLVRTPEFNEAVVALLPLVNAQKDQLSPQHIANLLWAMAKLEDKGQERITGLNETVALLLPLVNAQKADFKPQEISNLLWAMAKRVDNGQQQTPEFNEAVAALLPCVTVLKANFTPQHIANLLWAMAKLVDNGQEQTPGLKKAVAALLPHANAQKDQFTAQGIANLLLAMAKLVDNGQEQTPEFKKAVAALLPRVNAQKDQFSPQHIANLLWAMAKLVDNGQEPTPGLNAAVAALLPFVQIQKANFNPQETTNLLWAMAKLVDNGLEQTPEVNEAVTALMSLVNGQKAHFKPQGIANLLWAMAKLVDNGLEQTPGLKEAVATLLPLVNAHKSDFTSQEIANLLWAIAKLGELVELNVVTSSFESLVYRISTNPQLSQPGISMSLWGVMVCCARLFLDSNTNKNNLFEKHLNDLLTRLENTSPDNEDDQSIITMAASWLGRACPVVRHYHTNISKTQAGFRDQLQSSIPSLKIEQEKCLNSLPPVDLLLPEHNMVIEVQGPHHYVGGDFNTRNGSTLLKIALWQKAGFEVIEIPANQLLSNDLMKPYIEQIKTKVGIPPQGNGSVSLKRRWAGAAYVTGEEHLAEQTNPAKRQKTNSQ; encoded by the coding sequence ATGGATAGAAGTTCTGCTGGTATCAGTGGTCAATACCCAAGATCAGATAACGGTTACACCCAACCGAATGGCCGTGCCCCTTCTTCAATGCGTGGGCGATACCGACATGCCACAGTCAGACCATGGAATCATCCCCCCCGCACGGCACCGGGTCGCAATGAATCTTACCATTTTTCTGGTGCACGCTCTTCTCAACATTTACAGTGTCGTTCAGTCAACTCTGCTCAAGATTTTAATGCCCTTATCAAACCGGAAGTAATGGCTGACCTGGTAAATAAATCGCATCACTTCGGTCATCGCTATGATGGGAGAAATCACGGTCAGTATGCCAGTTCAATTAAAAAATACGCATCAGCTGCTCAAAGACCGTTAAATCGCACAGAACAAAGCCAGCTGATGCGCTTGCTGCAAAATTTTACCGTAACACGGAGCTGGAATTGGCGAAGCCTGACGACAACACTTCACTCATTTACTTCAGCGGGTGTTTTTACCCCTCATAAACCCATGGATGAGCGTGTTCAGCTCACTCAAGTTACCTTACTGTCGACCCTGCTTGATGCAATAATATTTAACAGCAACCAAAAACCGGAAGCCCGTGATATTGGTGCTCAGGAAATCGCTAACCTGCTGTGGGCCATGGCGAAACTGGTGGACAACGGGCAGGAGTGGACGCCAGAGCTCAACGAGGCTGTGGCCGTGTTGTTGCCCCATGTGAACGCACAGAAAAAACAATTTATTCCTCAGGGAATCGCCAACCTGCTGTGGGCCATGGCGAAACTGGTGGACAACGGGCTGGAGCGTACACCAGGACTCAAAGAGGCTGTGGCCACCCTGCTGCCCCTACTGAATGCAAAGAGAGACCAATTTAAGGCCCAGGGTATTGCCAACGTGCTGTGGGCCATGGCGAAACTGATGGACAACGATCAAAAGTGGGTACCAGGGCTCAAAGAGACTGTGGCCGTGTTGTTGCCCCACGTGAACGCACAGAAAAACCAATTTAATGCCCAGGAAATCGCCAACCTGCTGTGGGCCATGGCGAAACTGGTGGACAAAGGGCTGGTGCGGACACCAGGTCTCAATGAGGTCGTGGCCGCGCTGTTGCCCCACATGAACGTACAAAAAGCGAACTTTAAACCACAGGCTATCGTCAACCTGCTGTGGGCCATGGCCAAACTGGTGGACAGCGGGCAGGAGCGGACACCAGAGTTCAACAATGCCATGGGCGCGCTGTTGCCCCTGGTGAACGCAAAGAAAGACCAGTTTATTCCTCAGCATATCGTCAACCTGCTGTGGGCCATGGCAAAACTGGAGGACAACGGGCTGGTGCGGACACCAGAGTTCAACGAGGCTGTTGTCGCGCTGCTGCCCCTCGTAAACGCACAGAAAGACCAGCTTAGTCCTCAGCATATCGCCAACCTGCTGTGGGCTATGGCAAAACTCGAGGACAAAGGGCAGGAGCGGATAACAGGTCTCAACGAGACCGTGGCCCTGCTGTTGCCCCTCGTGAACGCACAAAAAGCTGACTTTAAACCTCAGGAAATCTCCAACCTGCTGTGGGCCATGGCGAAACGGGTGGACAACGGGCAGCAGCAGACACCAGAGTTCAACGAAGCCGTCGCTGCGCTGTTGCCCTGCGTGACTGTACTAAAAGCCAACTTTACTCCACAGCATATCGCTAACCTGCTGTGGGCCATGGCGAAACTGGTAGATAACGGGCAGGAGCAAACACCAGGGTTGAAAAAGGCCGTGGCCGCGCTGTTGCCCCACGCGAATGCCCAGAAAGACCAATTTACTGCCCAGGGCATCGCCAACCTGCTACTGGCCATGGCGAAACTGGTAGATAACGGGCAGGAGCAAACACCAGAGTTCAAAAAGGCCGTGGCCGCGCTGTTGCCCCGCGTGAACGCACAGAAAGACCAGTTTAGCCCTCAGCATATCGCCAACCTGCTGTGGGCCATGGCGAAACTGGTGGACAACGGGCAGGAGCCGACACCAGGTCTCAACGCGGCCGTGGCGGCGCTGTTGCCCTTCGTACAGATACAAAAAGCTAACTTTAACCCACAGGAAACCACCAACCTGCTTTGGGCCATGGCGAAACTGGTGGACAACGGGCTGGAGCAGACACCAGAGGTCAACGAGGCCGTAACCGCGCTGATGTCCCTCGTGAATGGACAAAAAGCTCACTTTAAACCGCAGGGTATCGCCAACCTGCTGTGGGCCATGGCGAAACTGGTGGACAACGGGCTGGAGCAGACACCAGGTCTCAAAGAGGCCGTGGCCACCCTGTTGCCCCTCGTGAACGCACATAAATCGGACTTTACATCGCAGGAAATCGCTAACCTGCTGTGGGCCATTGCGAAACTGGGTGAACTCGTTGAGCTGAACGTGGTTACCTCTTCGTTCGAATCGCTTGTCTATCGAATCAGTACGAACCCTCAGCTTTCTCAGCCAGGGATATCGATGTCTCTCTGGGGAGTCATGGTATGCTGTGCCAGGTTGTTTCTGGACTCCAATACCAATAAAAATAACCTGTTTGAAAAACATCTGAATGACCTGTTGACTCGCCTGGAAAATACATCGCCAGATAATGAAGATGATCAATCCATCATCACCATGGCTGCAAGTTGGCTTGGCAGAGCCTGTCCGGTCGTTCGCCATTACCACACAAACATTTCAAAAACCCAAGCCGGCTTCCGCGATCAACTCCAATCATCTATTCCATCTTTGAAGATTGAACAAGAAAAGTGTCTGAACTCACTGCCTCCGGTTGATCTGTTACTGCCAGAGCACAACATGGTGATTGAAGTTCAGGGACCACATCATTACGTAGGTGGTGATTTCAATACCAGAAATGGTTCGACTCTGCTGAAAATAGCACTGTGGCAAAAAGCAGGATTTGAGGTCATTGAAATCCCGGCTAACCAGCTTTTGAGCAACGATTTAATGAAACCCTATATTGAGCAAATAAAGACCAAGGTAGGCATCCCGCCACAGGGTAATGGCTCTGTATCACTTAAAAGAAGGTGGGCAGGTGCTGCGTACGTGACTGGTGAAGAACATTTAGCAGAGCAAACCAACCCGGCAAAGAGGCAGAAAACAAACAGCCAGTAA